A window of Lepus europaeus isolate LE1 chromosome 11, mLepTim1.pri, whole genome shotgun sequence contains these coding sequences:
- the NOX5 gene encoding NADPH oxidase 5 isoform X4 produces the protein MSSQGDPAQPGPEGGRSTLSAEEDAKWLQWVTRQFEAIAGEDREINLQEFKAALNVKESFFAERFFALFDSDKSGTITLQELQEALTLLIHGGPMDKLKFLFQVYDVDGNGSIDADELRTVLQSCLRESALSLPAEKLDQLTLALFQSADRDGNGAITFDELRDELQRFPGVLENLTISAAHWLTPPAARPRPRRPRLLTPAYWHNHRSLLLCLAAYAGLHVLLFALAASAHRALGASVMVAKGCGQCLNFDCSFIAVLMFRRCLTWLRATWLAQVLPLDRNIQFHQLMGYVVVGLSLVHTVAHVVNFALQVHSGASPFQFWELLLTTRPGIGWVHGLASPTGVALLLLLLLMVACASACVRRSGHFEVFYWTHLAYLPMWLLLILHGPNFWKWLLVPGTLFFLEKAVGLAASRMQALRIVEVNLLPSKVTHLLIRRPPLFHYRPGDYLYLNVPTIARYEWHPFTISSAPEQKDTIWLHVRSEGQWTNRLHEFFQASDPVGFGPKRLSRSLRLRQSQRRPQGVQPQPVHSGAPAQGTVATSKDAVVDLVSYREGPAWQGGEDRACTGTEREAAAPWTASSAAPAPEMPSENHQFCNIKCYIDGPYGSPTRRIFASEHAVLIGAGIGITPFASILQSILYRHQQRKRVCPNCQHSWTSGIQDEDMKLRKKSIHGAGAVA, from the exons ATGAGCTCACAGGGAGACCCTGCCCAACCAGGTCCCGAGGGCGGCAGAAG CACCCTGTCTGCCGAGGAGGAtgctaagtggctgcaatgggtgACGCGCCAGTTTGAGGCCATTGCGGGAGAGGACCGGGAGATCAACTTGCAGGAATTCAAGGCGGCTCTGAACGTGAAAGAG TCCTTCTTTGCGGAGCGATTCTTTGCCCTGTTCGACTCGGACAAGAGCGGCACCATCACCCtccaggagctgcaggaggcGCTGACCCTGCTCATCCACGGGGGCCCTATGGACAAACTCAAGTTCCTTTTCCAGGTGTACGATGTCGATG GCAACGGCTCCATCGACGCGGACGAGCTGCGCACCGTGCTGCAGTCGTGCCTGCGCGAGAGCGCCCTCTCGCTGCCCGCCGAGAAGCTGGACCAGCTCACGCTGGCGCTCTTCCAGTCGGCCGACCGGGACGGCAACGGGGCCATCACCTTCGACGAGCTGCGGGACGAGCTGCAGCGCTTCCCCGGGGTCCTGGAGAACCTCACCATCAG CGCTGCGCACTGGCTGACCCCGCCTGCCGCCAGACCTCGCccgcgccggccacgcctgctgACCCCCGCCTACTGGCACAACCACCGCAGCCTGCTGCTCTGCCTGGCCGCCTACGCGGGCCTCCACGTGCTGCTCTTCGCGCTGGCGGCCAGCGCGCACCGGGCCCTGGGCGCCAGCGTCATGGTGGCCAAGGGCTGCGGCCAGTGCCTCAACTTCGACTGCAGCTTCATCGCG gTGCTGATGTTCAGGCGCTGCCTTACCTGGCTGCGGGCCACGTGGCTGGCTCAGGTCCTGCCCCTGGACCGCAACATCCAGTTTCACCAGCTCATGGGCTACGTGGTGGTCGGGCTGTCCCTCGTGCACACGGTGGCCCACGTGGTGAACTTTG CGCTGCAAGTCCACTCTGGAGCCAGCCCTTTCCAGTTCTGGGAGCTGCTGCTCACCACCAGGCCCGGCATCGGCTGGGTGCACGGCTTGGCCTCTCCGACAGGTGTTgccctgctgctgctactgctgctcaTGGTCGCCTGCGCTAGTGCCTGTGTCCGCAGGAGCGGCCACTTTGag GTGTTCTATTGGACCCACCTGGCCTACCTCCCCATGTGGCTTCTGCTCATCTTGCATGGACCCAATTTCTGGAAGTGGCTGCTGGTCCCCGGCACCCTGTTCTTCCTGGAGAAGGCTGTTGGACTGGCAGCGTCCCGCATGCAGGCCTTGCGCATCGTGGAAGTCAACCTCCTCCCCTCCAAG gtcactCACCTCCTCATCCGGCGGCCGCCTCTCTTCCACTACCGGCCAGGCGACTACTTGTACCTGAATGTCCCCACCATCGCGCGCTACGAGTGGCACCCTTTCACCATCAGCAGTGCTCCCGAGCAGAAAG ACACCATCTGGCTGCACGTCCGGTCGGAAGGCCAGTGGACAAACAGGCTGCACGAGTTCTTCCAGGCATCGGACCCCGTGGGCTTTGGTCCCAAGAGGCTATCGAGGAGTCTGAGGCTGAGACAGAGCCAGAGGAGGCCCCAG GGTGTGCAGCCCCAGCCCGTCCATTCCGGGGCCCCAGCCCAGGGAACAGTGGCCACCTCCAAGGACGCCGTCGTGGACCTGGTGTCCTACAGGGAAGGACCTGCCTGGCAGGGCGGTGAAGACCGGGCGTGCACTGGGACCGAGAGAGAGGCTGCAGCACCATGGACAGCATCTTCCGCAGCCCCG GCCCCCGAGATGCCCTCCGAGAACCACCAGTTCTGCAACATCAAG TGCTACATCGACGGCCCTTATGGGAGCCCCACCCGCAGGATCTTCGCCTCAGAGCACGCGGTGCTGATTGGGGCGGGCATTGGAATCACGCCCTTCGCCTCCATCCTGCAGAGCATCCTGTACAG GCACCAGCAGAGGAAGCGAGTTTGCCCCAACTGCCAGCATTCCTGGACTAGTGGCATCCAGGACGAGGACATGAAACTGCGAAAG AAATCCATtcatggggctggagctgtggcatag
- the NOX5 gene encoding NADPH oxidase 5 isoform X3, producing the protein MSSQGDPAQPGPEGGRSTLSAEEDAKWLQWVTRQFEAIAGEDREINLQEFKAALNVKESFFAERFFALFDSDKSGTITLQELQEALTLLIHGGPMDKLKFLFQVYDVDGNGSIDADELRTVLQSCLRESALSLPAEKLDQLTLALFQSADRDGNGAITFDELRDELQRFPGVLENLTISAAHWLTPPAARPRPRRPRLLTPAYWHNHRSLLLCLAAYAGLHVLLFALAASAHRALGASVMVAKGCGQCLNFDCSFIAVLMFRRCLTWLRATWLAQVLPLDRNIQFHQLMGYVVVGLSLVHTVAHVVNFALQVHSGASPFQFWELLLTTRPGIGWVHGLASPTGVALLLLLLLMVACASACVRRSGHFEVFYWTHLAYLPMWLLLILHGPNFWKWLLVPGTLFFLEKAVGLAASRMQALRIVEVNLLPSKVTHLLIRRPPLFHYRPGDYLYLNVPTIARYEWHPFTISSAPEQKDTIWLHVRSEGQWTNRLHEFFQASDPVGFGPKRLSRSLRLRQSQRRPQGVQPQPVHSGAPAQGTVATSKDAVVDLVSYREGPAWQGGEDRACTGTEREAAAPWTASSAAPAPEMPSENHQFCNIKCYIDGPYGSPTRRIFASEHAVLIGAGIGITPFASILQSILYRHQQRKRVCPNCQHSWTSGIQDEDMKLRKVDFIWINRDQRAFEWFVSLLTRLEMEQAKEAERGAAKDSGGT; encoded by the exons ATGAGCTCACAGGGAGACCCTGCCCAACCAGGTCCCGAGGGCGGCAGAAG CACCCTGTCTGCCGAGGAGGAtgctaagtggctgcaatgggtgACGCGCCAGTTTGAGGCCATTGCGGGAGAGGACCGGGAGATCAACTTGCAGGAATTCAAGGCGGCTCTGAACGTGAAAGAG TCCTTCTTTGCGGAGCGATTCTTTGCCCTGTTCGACTCGGACAAGAGCGGCACCATCACCCtccaggagctgcaggaggcGCTGACCCTGCTCATCCACGGGGGCCCTATGGACAAACTCAAGTTCCTTTTCCAGGTGTACGATGTCGATG GCAACGGCTCCATCGACGCGGACGAGCTGCGCACCGTGCTGCAGTCGTGCCTGCGCGAGAGCGCCCTCTCGCTGCCCGCCGAGAAGCTGGACCAGCTCACGCTGGCGCTCTTCCAGTCGGCCGACCGGGACGGCAACGGGGCCATCACCTTCGACGAGCTGCGGGACGAGCTGCAGCGCTTCCCCGGGGTCCTGGAGAACCTCACCATCAG CGCTGCGCACTGGCTGACCCCGCCTGCCGCCAGACCTCGCccgcgccggccacgcctgctgACCCCCGCCTACTGGCACAACCACCGCAGCCTGCTGCTCTGCCTGGCCGCCTACGCGGGCCTCCACGTGCTGCTCTTCGCGCTGGCGGCCAGCGCGCACCGGGCCCTGGGCGCCAGCGTCATGGTGGCCAAGGGCTGCGGCCAGTGCCTCAACTTCGACTGCAGCTTCATCGCG gTGCTGATGTTCAGGCGCTGCCTTACCTGGCTGCGGGCCACGTGGCTGGCTCAGGTCCTGCCCCTGGACCGCAACATCCAGTTTCACCAGCTCATGGGCTACGTGGTGGTCGGGCTGTCCCTCGTGCACACGGTGGCCCACGTGGTGAACTTTG CGCTGCAAGTCCACTCTGGAGCCAGCCCTTTCCAGTTCTGGGAGCTGCTGCTCACCACCAGGCCCGGCATCGGCTGGGTGCACGGCTTGGCCTCTCCGACAGGTGTTgccctgctgctgctactgctgctcaTGGTCGCCTGCGCTAGTGCCTGTGTCCGCAGGAGCGGCCACTTTGag GTGTTCTATTGGACCCACCTGGCCTACCTCCCCATGTGGCTTCTGCTCATCTTGCATGGACCCAATTTCTGGAAGTGGCTGCTGGTCCCCGGCACCCTGTTCTTCCTGGAGAAGGCTGTTGGACTGGCAGCGTCCCGCATGCAGGCCTTGCGCATCGTGGAAGTCAACCTCCTCCCCTCCAAG gtcactCACCTCCTCATCCGGCGGCCGCCTCTCTTCCACTACCGGCCAGGCGACTACTTGTACCTGAATGTCCCCACCATCGCGCGCTACGAGTGGCACCCTTTCACCATCAGCAGTGCTCCCGAGCAGAAAG ACACCATCTGGCTGCACGTCCGGTCGGAAGGCCAGTGGACAAACAGGCTGCACGAGTTCTTCCAGGCATCGGACCCCGTGGGCTTTGGTCCCAAGAGGCTATCGAGGAGTCTGAGGCTGAGACAGAGCCAGAGGAGGCCCCAG GGTGTGCAGCCCCAGCCCGTCCATTCCGGGGCCCCAGCCCAGGGAACAGTGGCCACCTCCAAGGACGCCGTCGTGGACCTGGTGTCCTACAGGGAAGGACCTGCCTGGCAGGGCGGTGAAGACCGGGCGTGCACTGGGACCGAGAGAGAGGCTGCAGCACCATGGACAGCATCTTCCGCAGCCCCG GCCCCCGAGATGCCCTCCGAGAACCACCAGTTCTGCAACATCAAG TGCTACATCGACGGCCCTTATGGGAGCCCCACCCGCAGGATCTTCGCCTCAGAGCACGCGGTGCTGATTGGGGCGGGCATTGGAATCACGCCCTTCGCCTCCATCCTGCAGAGCATCCTGTACAG GCACCAGCAGAGGAAGCGAGTTTGCCCCAACTGCCAGCATTCCTGGACTAGTGGCATCCAGGACGAGGACATGAAACTGCGAAAG GTGGACTTCATCTGGATCAACCGAGACCAGAGGGCTTTTGAGTGGTTTGTGAGCCTACTGACCAGGCTGGAGATGGAGCAGGCCAAGGAAGCTGAGCGAG
- the NOX5 gene encoding NADPH oxidase 5 isoform X2: MSSQGDPAQPGPEGGRSTLSAEEDAKWLQWVTRQFEAIAGEDREINLQEFKAALNVKESFFAERFFALFDSDKSGTITLQELQEALTLLIHGGPMDKLKFLFQVYDVDGNGSIDADELRTVLQSCLRESALSLPAEKLDQLTLALFQSADRDGNGAITFDELRDELQRFPGVLENLTISAAHWLTPPAARPRPRRPRLLTPAYWHNHRSLLLCLAAYAGLHVLLFALAASAHRALGASVMVAKGCGQCLNFDCSFIAVLMFRRCLTWLRATWLAQVLPLDRNIQFHQLMGYVVVGLSLVHTVAHVVNFALQVHSGASPFQFWELLLTTRPGIGWVHGLASPTGVALLLLLLLMVACASACVRRSGHFEVFYWTHLAYLPMWLLLILHGPNFWKWLLVPGTLFFLEKAVGLAASRMQALRIVEVNLLPSKVTHLLIRRPPLFHYRPGDYLYLNVPTIARYEWHPFTISSAPEQKDTIWLHVRSEGQWTNRLHEFFQASDPVGFGPKRLSRSLRLRQSQRRPQGVQPQPVHSGAPAQGTVATSKDAVVDLVSYREGPAWQGGEDRACTGTEREAAAPWTASSAAPAPEMPSENHQFCNIKCYIDGPYGSPTRRIFASEHAVLIGAGIGITPFASILQSILYRHQQRKRVCPNCQHSWTSGIQDEDMKLRKVDFIWINRDQRAFEWFVSLLTRLEMEQAKEAERGFLINCSWNL, translated from the exons ATGAGCTCACAGGGAGACCCTGCCCAACCAGGTCCCGAGGGCGGCAGAAG CACCCTGTCTGCCGAGGAGGAtgctaagtggctgcaatgggtgACGCGCCAGTTTGAGGCCATTGCGGGAGAGGACCGGGAGATCAACTTGCAGGAATTCAAGGCGGCTCTGAACGTGAAAGAG TCCTTCTTTGCGGAGCGATTCTTTGCCCTGTTCGACTCGGACAAGAGCGGCACCATCACCCtccaggagctgcaggaggcGCTGACCCTGCTCATCCACGGGGGCCCTATGGACAAACTCAAGTTCCTTTTCCAGGTGTACGATGTCGATG GCAACGGCTCCATCGACGCGGACGAGCTGCGCACCGTGCTGCAGTCGTGCCTGCGCGAGAGCGCCCTCTCGCTGCCCGCCGAGAAGCTGGACCAGCTCACGCTGGCGCTCTTCCAGTCGGCCGACCGGGACGGCAACGGGGCCATCACCTTCGACGAGCTGCGGGACGAGCTGCAGCGCTTCCCCGGGGTCCTGGAGAACCTCACCATCAG CGCTGCGCACTGGCTGACCCCGCCTGCCGCCAGACCTCGCccgcgccggccacgcctgctgACCCCCGCCTACTGGCACAACCACCGCAGCCTGCTGCTCTGCCTGGCCGCCTACGCGGGCCTCCACGTGCTGCTCTTCGCGCTGGCGGCCAGCGCGCACCGGGCCCTGGGCGCCAGCGTCATGGTGGCCAAGGGCTGCGGCCAGTGCCTCAACTTCGACTGCAGCTTCATCGCG gTGCTGATGTTCAGGCGCTGCCTTACCTGGCTGCGGGCCACGTGGCTGGCTCAGGTCCTGCCCCTGGACCGCAACATCCAGTTTCACCAGCTCATGGGCTACGTGGTGGTCGGGCTGTCCCTCGTGCACACGGTGGCCCACGTGGTGAACTTTG CGCTGCAAGTCCACTCTGGAGCCAGCCCTTTCCAGTTCTGGGAGCTGCTGCTCACCACCAGGCCCGGCATCGGCTGGGTGCACGGCTTGGCCTCTCCGACAGGTGTTgccctgctgctgctactgctgctcaTGGTCGCCTGCGCTAGTGCCTGTGTCCGCAGGAGCGGCCACTTTGag GTGTTCTATTGGACCCACCTGGCCTACCTCCCCATGTGGCTTCTGCTCATCTTGCATGGACCCAATTTCTGGAAGTGGCTGCTGGTCCCCGGCACCCTGTTCTTCCTGGAGAAGGCTGTTGGACTGGCAGCGTCCCGCATGCAGGCCTTGCGCATCGTGGAAGTCAACCTCCTCCCCTCCAAG gtcactCACCTCCTCATCCGGCGGCCGCCTCTCTTCCACTACCGGCCAGGCGACTACTTGTACCTGAATGTCCCCACCATCGCGCGCTACGAGTGGCACCCTTTCACCATCAGCAGTGCTCCCGAGCAGAAAG ACACCATCTGGCTGCACGTCCGGTCGGAAGGCCAGTGGACAAACAGGCTGCACGAGTTCTTCCAGGCATCGGACCCCGTGGGCTTTGGTCCCAAGAGGCTATCGAGGAGTCTGAGGCTGAGACAGAGCCAGAGGAGGCCCCAG GGTGTGCAGCCCCAGCCCGTCCATTCCGGGGCCCCAGCCCAGGGAACAGTGGCCACCTCCAAGGACGCCGTCGTGGACCTGGTGTCCTACAGGGAAGGACCTGCCTGGCAGGGCGGTGAAGACCGGGCGTGCACTGGGACCGAGAGAGAGGCTGCAGCACCATGGACAGCATCTTCCGCAGCCCCG GCCCCCGAGATGCCCTCCGAGAACCACCAGTTCTGCAACATCAAG TGCTACATCGACGGCCCTTATGGGAGCCCCACCCGCAGGATCTTCGCCTCAGAGCACGCGGTGCTGATTGGGGCGGGCATTGGAATCACGCCCTTCGCCTCCATCCTGCAGAGCATCCTGTACAG GCACCAGCAGAGGAAGCGAGTTTGCCCCAACTGCCAGCATTCCTGGACTAGTGGCATCCAGGACGAGGACATGAAACTGCGAAAG GTGGACTTCATCTGGATCAACCGAGACCAGAGGGCTTTTGAGTGGTTTGTGAGCCTACTGACCAGGCTGGAGATGGAGCAGGCCAAGGAAGCTGAGCGAG